A region of Etheostoma cragini isolate CJK2018 chromosome 2, CSU_Ecrag_1.0, whole genome shotgun sequence DNA encodes the following proteins:
- the LOC117937353 gene encoding girdin-like isoform X5: MEIGVFQPCLDQFMLSPLVTWVKTFMPHDGGMHVDFSELLDGVFLNDIMTQINPSATPQGANKVSRDPSQRIQNLNFLVQQIKTYYMDNLRQLIMIPLPNVLMLGRNPHCEQSLAEMKKLLLLLLGCAVQCEKKEEYIERIRMLDFDTKAAIAAHIQELTHSQENVLDLQWLESSEVHPDELEDVARNMATHLRQLLNQRDTHLETIAELMQEKEGVVSLLNTPSSPQSGSYSPSMQQTGTQQHLAVELADSKAKIRRLRQELEEKSEQMLDSRHELENMEAELKRIQQENSQLLVDARASRTYRDELDALRERAMKADKLESEVGRYREQLHKMEFYKANVEELKEDNRVLQETKEVLEDQLAGWRARSDKIHQLEKHSLLLTARVHDMEQERNADRRRIEDLQEENLALCLAQRRSMEESQHLGWELEQLSKTTENSPGQQTLSEEVSERTCSRLLKLEKENQSLLRCIEEFRAASINNSVQPKHGHHLQCEHVCKVVCSTNNCTSSTDEPTGLQTTCSHIENHTNVFPLSTVTQQMLNGGSHCHQPLLAEGELEGVQSESLLTKKPDLHIKEKGQLEDGDHFKELMSDLEVLENNHNRLHCFVGSGDGSPGSKSSSPCHDSIFTGLPTRSSYASKQTQRLEAKCRALDTVNQHLQTSLDNTDRKVQRLEAEVQELEAENQSLQATLEELRISARRLEQLETEKQSLEQETTVLEREKRQLEKENRRLRQQTEIQEANLDSSNVSIASLEREMLFLVKEVEGLRETAERVKGLERDNRELSKQAAIDQRTLATLREELVSEKLKTQQRNNELERLAHDLEMKALSQESAEQDEQEAPDTSRFKMLESELESSLKKSLRIKEDKMAALKARLQESSTLNQQLRQELKTVKLSYEALQQRHEEEWTASSFTPPKETGKVMSEWLRESQEATKGLLKLKDRLIEVERNNATMEAERQAMQAQLRQLESQSDSQQAQVLALQRQAASLQENNTALQTHNANLQVEKSTLNSQSASLMAQNAQLQQHQSGTESERDGALREREDLRVVHEQLLRDHERLAALHERQAMEYEALMGKHGCVKNAHRTLELEHRTLQDRYNSLLQQRTKLEDLEKALKEEQLRMALEKEQHRTTAAECCRLRDEKDWLNQTYRQLLNDNELLTTDHKQLKSQLNEAKLEHTWLEADFSKLKKEFQQLDITSTKLTNQCELLGQLKGNLEEENRHLLSQIETLMLQNRTLLEQTMESKDLFHVEERQYIDKLNDLRRQKEKLEEKIMDQYKFYEPSPPRRRGNWITLKLKKLIKSNSREHGPDCPPTPTNSGFTEPHLTCQDNSSFVSSDGSGGSASAGDAISPQRKSNKDSNDSAVPSGFEDDEPQNHGLNGVQSRAQSESSGEFSLSLENEPWSNGSSPVQQPPSRRSFSSFQPPSDTSTPQHTQKQQQQRHREKASTMPIANRQNSDIQSTPQQRNHGLSQDFWLTRGTKSIRRGPRRKVTCHSSDSTGTVKMNPGPNGTNSKSSSSKAETPQTLACSPITVLYVHGKSSSMSGCLNCFSTPLGKEGRLKGPRSPKSLPRASSVISTAEGSSRRSSVNSDCRSTVKTDPLSAKVSEGSGGQGETVSQPEPETNNSEPDPERIPPVKPPRDPTVFDPTDGPKSPVQESLFGSSFTFNTVFSNTIFSDSVLTTTTSLDALDTNQTFLCLNPSLVQNCPLESQESTPPKTPQTLINGEKEQSQNAERAAGMEEKDKPLTTA; this comes from the exons ATGGAAATTGGAGTTTTTCAGCCCTGTCTGGATCAATTCATGCTGAGCCCACTTGTCACTTGG GTGAAGACGTTCATGCCACATGATGGGGGCATGCACGTGGACTTTTCTGAATTACTGGATGGAGTTTTTTTGAATGACATAATGACACAAAT AAATCCCTCGGCTACACCTCAGGGTGCAAACAAAGTAAGCAGGGATCCCAGTCAGAGAATCCAGAACCTAAACTTCCTTGTCCAGCAAATCAAGACGTATTATATG gataATCTGAGACAATTAATCATGATTCCTTTGCCAAACGTGTTGATGCTAGGCAGGAATCCTCACTGTG AACAAAGTCTGGCGGAAATGAAGAAgcttttgctgctgctgctgggatgTGCAGTTCAG tgtgaGAAAAAAGAGGAGTACATCGAGAGGATCCGGATGCTTGACTTTGACACAAAAGCTGCTATAGCTGCACATATTCAGGAG TTGACTCATAGTCAGGAGAACGTGCTGGATCTGCAGTGGTTGGAATCCAGCGAGGTGCACCCAGATGAGCTGGAGGACGTAGCGAGGAATATGGCCACGCACCTCAGACAACTGCTGAACCAGAGGGACACCCATCTAGAG ACTATAGCAGAGCTAATGCAGGAAAAGGAAGGTGTTGTTAGCTTGCTCAATACCCCCTCCAGCCCACAGTCTGGCAGCTACTCTCCCAGCATGCAGCAGACAGGGACGCAGCAACACCTGGCTGTGGAGCTGGCTGATTCTAAGGCCAAGATTAGACGACTTAGACAAGAACT AGAGGAGAAGAGTGAGCAGATGCTGGACAGCAGACATGAGCTGGAGAATATGGAGGCAGAGCTGAAGAGGATCCAGCAGGAG AACTCCCAGCTGCTTGTAGACGCCCGCGCATCCCGCACCTACCGTGACGAGCTGGACGccctgagagagagagccatGAAGGCGGACAAGCTGGAGAGCGAAGTGGGACGCTACAGGGAGCAACTGCACAAGATGGAGTTCTACAAAGCCAACGTGGAG gaGCTAAAGGAGGATAACAGGGTGCTACAGGAGACCAAAGAGGTGTTGGAGGATCAGTTGGCGGGCTGGAGGGCACGCTCCGATAAAATCCACCAGCTTGAGAAGCACAGTCTGCTGTTGACGGCCCGGGTCCACGACATGGAACAG GAGAGGAATGCAGATCGGAGGCGCATTGAGGATCTGCAGGAGGAAAACCTGGCTCTCTGTTTGGCCCAAAGGAGGAGCATGGAAGAGTCCCAGCATCTGGGTTGGGAGTTAGAGCAGCTCTCCAAGACCACTGAGAACTCCCCGG GCCAGCAGACTTTGAGCGAGGAGGTGAGTGAGAGGACCTGCAGTCGGCTGCTGaagctggagaaggagaaccaaaGTCTCTTAAGGTGCATAGAGGAATTCAGAGCTGCCTCTATTAACAACAGTGTGCAGCCCAAACATGGCCACCACCTCCAGTGTGAACATGTCTGCAAGGTGGTCTGCAGCACCAACAACTGTACCTCGTCAACAGATGAACCCACAGGGTTGCAAACCACCTGCTCACATATAGAAAACCACACTAATGTATTCCCGCTCAGCACAGTAACACAGCAGATGCTGAATGGAGGGTCACACTGCCATCAGCCACTCCTTGCAGAAGGAGAGCTGGAGGGAGTCCAGAGTGAGAGCCTTCTTACCAAGAAGCCAGACCTTCATATTAAGGAGAAAGGACAGTTAGAGGATGGAGATCATTTCAAAGAACTGATGTCTGATCTGGAAGTTTTAGAAAACAATCACAATAGGCTCCATTGTTTTGTTGGATCAGGGGATGGCTCCCCTGGCTCAAAGAGCAGCAGTCCCTGCCATGACAGCATCTTCACAGGTCTGCCAACACGTTCCTCCTATGCCAGCAAGCAAACGCAGCGACTGGAGGCCAAGTGCAGGGCCCTAGACACAGTTAACCAGCATCTACAGACTTCCCTTGATAACACTG ACCGTAAAGTTCAGCGCCTGGAGGCAGAGGTTCAGGAGCTGGAAGCAGAGAACCAGAGTCTGCAGGCCACTTTAGAAGAACTTCGGATCTCTGCACGGCGCTTGGAGCAACTGGAAACAGAGAAGCAAAGCCTGGAGCAAGAAACCACAGTCCTGGAGAGGGAAAAGAGGCAGCTAGAGAAAGAGAATCGACGACTCCGCCAACAG ACTGAAATCCAGGAAGCCAACTTAGACAGCAGCAATGTCTCTATTGCCAGCTTGGAAAGGGAGATGCTTTTTCTTGTAAAGGAGGTGGAGGGGTTAAGAGAGACTGCTGAGAGGGTGAAAGGCCTggagagagacaacagagaaCTGAGCAAGCAAGCTGCTATCGACCAGAGGACCCTGGCCACCCTCAGAGAG GAGCTGGTGAGCGAGAAGCTAAAGACCCAGCAGAGAAACAATGAACTGGAGAGGCTTGCCCATGATTTGGAAATGAAGGCCCTGAGCCAGGAGAGTGCAGAGCAGGATGAACAAGAGGCTCCAGACACCAG TAGGTTTAAGATGCTGGAGTCGGAATTAGAGTCGTCTCTAAAAAAATCTCTTCGGATTAAAGAGGACAAGATGGCAGCTTTGAAAGCTCGTCTGCAGGAATCCTCCACCCTGAACCAGCAGCTGCGCCAGGAGCTCAAGACT GTGAAGCTGAGCTATGAGGCCTTGCAGCAGAGGCATGAGGAAGAGTGGACAGCATCAAGTTTCACCCCTCCCAAAGAGACTGGGAAGGTAATGAGCGAATGGCTGCGTGAAAGCCAGGAGGCCACCAAGGGACTGCTGAAGCTCAAAGACCGTCTCATTGAAGTGGAGAGGAAT AATGCAACAATGGAGGCAGAGCGCCAGGCTATGCAGGCCCAGCTGAGGCAGTTGGAGAGTCAGTCTGACAGCCAGCAGGCTCAGGTCCTCGCCCTGCAGAGGCAGGCCGCCTCACTGCAGGAGAACAACACagctctgcagacacacaacgCTAACCTGCAG GTGGAAAAATCCACTCTGAACTCGCAGAGTGCTTCCCTCATGGCCCAGAATGCTCAGCTGCAGCAGCACCAGTCGGGGACAGAAAGCGAGCGCGACGGTGCATTGCGGGAACGCGAAGACCTGCGCGTTGTTCATGAGCAGCTGTTACGAGATCACGAGCGGCTGGCAGCTCTGCATGAGCGGCAAGCTATGGAGTACGAGGCCCTGATGGGCAAGCATGGCTGTGTGAAAAATGCCCATCGCACTCTGGAGCTGGAGCATCGCACACTGCAGGACAG GTACAATAGCCTGTTGCAGCAGCGTACCAAGCTAGAAGATCTGGAGAAAGCCCTGAAGGAGGAGCAGCTGAGGATGGCTCtggagaaagaacaacacagGACCACTGCTGCTGAATGTTGCAGGCTCCGTGACGAGAAGGACTG gCTCAACCAGACATACCGTCAGCTTCTTAACGACAACGAGTTGCTAACGACAGATCACAAGCAGCTCAAGAGCCAGCTGAATGAGGCCAAGCTGGAGCATACCTGGCTGGAGGCCGACTTCTCCAAGCTCAAGAAGGAGTTTCAGCAGCTGGACATCACCTCCACAAAGCTCACCAACCAGTGTGAG CTACTGGGCCAGTTGAAGGGCAACCTGGAGGAAGAGAATCGCCACCTGCTCAGCCAGATCGAGACCCTGATGCTACAAAACCGAACCCTGTTGGAACAGACTATGGAGAGCAAGGATCTGTTTCACGTTGAAGAGAGACAGTATAT TGACAAACTTAATGATTTGAGGAGGCAGAAGGAGAAACTGGAGGAAAAGATAATGGACCAGTACAAATTTTATGAACCATCCCCTCCTCGCAG ACGTGGAAACTGGATCACCCTGAAACTGAAGAAGTTGATTAAGTCCAATAGCCGTGAGCATGGTCCCGACtgcccacccacacccacaaacTCAGGCTTTACTGAGCCACACCTCACCTGTCAGGACAACAGCTCCTTCGTCAGCTCAGATGGCTCTGGAGGCTCAGCCTCGGCAGGTGATGCCATCTCACCCCAGCGTAAGAGCA ACAAGGATTCAAATGATAGCGCTGTGCCATCTGGATTTGAGGACGACGAGCCGCAAAATCACG GGCTGAATGGCGTCCAGAGTCGTGCCCAAAGTGAGAGCAGTGGTGAGTTCAGCCTGAGTCTGGAAAATGAGCCATGGTCAAATGGCAGCAGCCCTGTCCAGCAGCCTCCATCCCGCcgctccttctcttccttccagCCCCCCAGTGATACCTCcaccccccaacacacacagaagcagcagcagcagcggcacaGGGAGAAGGCATCTACCATGCCCATCGCCAACAGACAGAATTCAGATATTCAGTCTACACCACAACAGAGAAATCATGGGCTCTCTCAAGACTTCTGGCTCACAAGGGGTACAAAGAGCATCCGGAGGGGGCCAAGAAGAAAAGTGACGTGTCACTCGTCAGATTCAACAGGCACAGTCAAAATGAACCCTGGACCTAATGGGACGAATTCAAAATCAAGCTCTAGCAAAGCTGAAACTCCTCAAACCTTAGCTTGTTCGCCTATcacagtactgtatgttcatGGCAAGTCATCCTCAATGTCTGGTTGCCTCAACTGCTTCTCAACCCCTCTGGGCAAAGAGGGGCGACTTAAAGGGCCCAGGTCGCCCAAAAGTCTCCCCCGAGCCAGCAGTGTAATTTCCACCGCAGAGGGATCATCCCGGCGCTCCAGTGTAAACAGTGACTGCAGGTCAACTGTAAAGACTGACCCGCTTTCCGCCAAGGTTTCCGAAGGGAGCGGGGGTCAGGGGGAAACAGTGAGTCAACCTGAACCTGAGACCAACAACAGTGAACCTGATCCTGAGCGCATTCCCCCAGTCAAAcctcccagagacccgacagttTTTGATCCCACAGACGGCCCCAAATCCCCCGTGCAGGAGTCCCTTTTCGGCTCCTCATTCACTTTTAACACTGTCTTCTCCAACACGATCTTCAGTGATTCTGTGCTCACGACCACGACCAGTCTGGATGCCCTTGACACcaaccagaccttcctctgtcTAAATCCATCTCTGGTGCAAAACTGTCCACTTGAGAGCCAGGAGTCCACTCCTCCTAAGACACCACAAACACTGATCAACGGGGAGAAGGAACAGAGTCAAAATGCAGAACGTGCAGCTGGGATGGAGGAGAAGGACAAGCCACTTACAACTGCGTGA